From the genome of Scytonema hofmannii PCC 7110, one region includes:
- the iscB gene encoding RNA-guided endonuclease IscB, which yields MKVYVVNKHGKPLMPTTPRKARLLLKEGKAKIYCRAPFTIQLIYGSSGYTQPGNLGIDAGYQNIGYSVVNEKEELIGGEVQMLKGVSERLTERKKYRQQRRNRKRYRAPRFDNRRRKDNWLAPSIQHKLDTHHKIIDKIQKIVPVKKITIEVASFDIQRIKDAEIQGVGYQQGEKYGFDNLREYILHRDGHKCQNPNCKNKDVNPILEVHHLGFWKEDRTDRPANLITLCNKCHASKNHKKSGFLCGWEPKLKSFKGETFMTTVRWRLTNDGRYSSTYGYITKGIRREFKIEKSHHNDAFVVAGGTIQKRVESLILEQIRRNKRSMEQFYDAKYIDSRDGSTKSGSELSSGRRTRNKQKNGENLRLYRKHKVSKGQRRIKKYRYRYQPKDLVQFEGQVYEVIGMQNLGTGVKLKNYPGVKNKVVNVNKVNPVKRRSGLCQIVP from the coding sequence ATGAAAGTCTACGTTGTCAACAAACACGGCAAACCGTTAATGCCTACGACTCCCCGTAAAGCTCGGTTGCTTTTGAAGGAAGGGAAAGCCAAAATTTATTGTCGCGCTCCATTTACCATTCAATTAATTTATGGTTCTAGTGGTTATACTCAACCAGGAAATTTAGGGATTGATGCAGGTTATCAAAATATTGGGTACAGTGTAGTCAACGAGAAAGAAGAATTAATTGGTGGTGAAGTTCAGATGTTAAAAGGTGTGTCTGAACGATTGACAGAACGAAAAAAATACCGTCAGCAAAGAAGAAATAGAAAAAGATATCGTGCGCCAAGATTTGATAATCGTAGGCGTAAAGACAATTGGCTAGCACCAAGTATTCAGCACAAACTAGATACTCATCACAAAATCATTGATAAAATTCAGAAAATAGTTCCAGTCAAAAAAATTACGATTGAAGTAGCTAGTTTTGACATTCAGAGAATAAAGGATGCTGAAATCCAAGGTGTGGGTTATCAACAGGGAGAAAAATATGGCTTTGATAATTTACGTGAATACATTTTGCACAGAGATGGGCATAAATGTCAAAACCCCAATTGTAAAAATAAAGATGTCAATCCAATATTAGAAGTACATCACTTAGGGTTTTGGAAAGAAGACAGAACAGATAGACCTGCCAACCTGATTACCTTATGTAATAAATGCCATGCATCCAAAAATCATAAAAAGAGTGGTTTCCTTTGTGGATGGGAGCCAAAGCTGAAGTCATTTAAAGGTGAAACCTTTATGACAACAGTTAGATGGCGTTTGACTAATGATGGACGATATAGTTCAACTTATGGCTACATCACCAAAGGCATTAGAAGAGAATTTAAAATAGAAAAATCTCATCACAACGATGCATTTGTTGTTGCAGGTGGTACTATTCAGAAAAGAGTAGAATCATTAATCCTAGAACAAATTAGGCGAAATAAGCGCTCGATGGAGCAGTTCTATGATGCCAAATATATTGATAGTAGAGACGGCTCAACTAAATCTGGTTCGGAATTATCCTCAGGTAGGAGAACTCGCAACAAACAAAAAAATGGTGAAAACTTGAGACTTTACCGGAAACACAAAGTATCAAAAGGGCAACGTCGAATTAAAAAATACCGTTACCGATACCAACCCAAGGATTTAGTTCAATTTGAAGGTCAGGTATACGAAGTTATTGGAATGCAAAACTTAGGTACTGGTGTGAAGTTGAAAAACTATCCTGGTGTCAAAAATAAGGTGGTTAACGTTAATAAAGTCAATCCTGTTAAAAGGAGATCTGGTTTATGTCAAATCGTGCCGTAA
- a CDS encoding GAF domain-containing protein has translation MNPVILARLQNLCRDEAAFQMLKQILAEEFQQLQQEIDRAHFLVEQHKALFRVITRLREPLNTDKIFQATATEVRQLLKADRVGMFRFYPNSGWNDGEFVSEDVDRAFGSAMAQKIHDHCFGDQFAVHYQQGQIQAVADIYNYGLSNCHIQILAQFQIRANLVVPLLQGQNLWGLLCIHQCSKPREWQATEIEFATQIASHLGVALQHAELLADLQAEVVERQQAEQSVKLVNQDLQRAIVELQAVNKELEAFSYSVSHDLRAPLRSIDGFSQALLEDCYDMLNRNGQDHLRRIRAATQRMGQLIDDLLNLSRVTRSDMCLELVDLSRLASDICTDLQQNQPQRKVEFVIQTGLTAQGDNHLLRVLLENLLNNAWKFTSKHTQARIEFGVMSSESSIPVYFVRDDGAGFDMTYANKLFGPFQRLHNMNDFPGNGIGLATVYRIVYRHGGRVWAEGEVEQGATFYFTLVAEGVKK, from the coding sequence ATGAATCCAGTGATATTGGCAAGGTTGCAAAACTTATGTCGAGATGAAGCAGCATTTCAAATGCTCAAGCAGATTCTGGCGGAAGAATTTCAACAATTGCAGCAAGAGATCGATCGAGCACATTTCCTCGTAGAGCAACACAAAGCATTGTTCCGGGTGATTACTCGTCTGCGGGAACCTCTAAATACGGACAAGATTTTTCAAGCCACAGCGACTGAGGTTCGCCAACTCTTGAAAGCAGATCGTGTAGGGATGTTTCGCTTCTACCCAAACTCAGGCTGGAATGATGGAGAATTTGTTTCTGAAGATGTAGATCGAGCTTTTGGGTCAGCTATGGCGCAAAAAATCCACGACCACTGCTTTGGAGACCAATTTGCAGTTCATTATCAACAAGGCCAAATTCAGGCAGTGGCAGATATTTACAATTATGGGCTGAGCAACTGTCACATCCAGATTCTTGCCCAATTTCAGATCCGAGCAAACTTAGTAGTGCCGCTATTACAGGGTCAGAATCTTTGGGGATTGCTTTGTATTCACCAGTGCAGTAAACCGCGAGAGTGGCAAGCAACAGAAATTGAGTTCGCCACTCAAATAGCCAGTCATTTAGGAGTAGCCCTCCAGCATGCAGAACTTTTGGCTGACTTACAGGCAGAAGTGGTAGAACGCCAGCAAGCAGAGCAATCAGTTAAATTGGTGAACCAGGATCTGCAACGAGCGATCGTTGAACTACAAGCAGTCAATAAAGAGTTGGAGGCTTTTAGCTATTCTGTCTCCCATGACTTGCGTGCTCCTTTACGCAGTATTGATGGTTTCAGTCAAGCTTTGCTAGAAGATTGCTACGATATGCTGAACAGAAATGGGCAAGACCATTTGCGGCGAATTCGGGCAGCCACTCAACGGATGGGGCAATTGATCGACGATCTCCTTAACCTATCTCGTGTCACGCGCAGCGATATGTGTTTGGAACTTGTAGATCTGAGTCGGTTAGCGAGTGATATTTGTACCGATCTACAGCAAAACCAGCCACAACGGAAAGTAGAGTTTGTAATTCAAACAGGACTAACAGCCCAAGGAGATAATCATCTACTGCGAGTGTTGTTAGAGAATTTACTGAATAATGCGTGGAAATTTACCTCCAAGCATACTCAAGCACGGATTGAGTTTGGAGTGATGTCCAGCGAAAGCAGCATCCCAGTATACTTTGTTCGAGATGACGGTGCGGGCTTTGATATGACCTACGCCAACAAGTTATTTGGACCCTTCCAGAGGTTGCACAATATGAACGACTTTCCAGGCAATGGGATCGGACTAGCAACAGTTTATCGCATTGTATATCGCCATGGTGGTCGGGTATGGGCAGAAGGAGAAGTGGAACAGGGAGCTACTTTTTACTTCACATTAGTCGCAGAGGGGGTAAAGAAATGA
- a CDS encoding response regulator, giving the protein MSENHKTILLVEDNPDDEALTIRALQRSHISNEIVVAHDGVEALDYLFGIGIYAERDISVKPTVILLDLKLPRVDGIEVLRRLREDERTKLLPVVVLTTSNEEQDMLDSYSLGCNSYIRKPVDFLQFSEAIRQLGMYWLLINEPPPDLKEQGAGRMEQGENQ; this is encoded by the coding sequence ATGAGCGAGAATCACAAAACAATTCTTTTAGTGGAGGATAATCCGGATGATGAAGCGTTGACAATCAGAGCGCTTCAACGCAGTCATATCAGCAATGAGATCGTGGTGGCTCATGACGGGGTTGAAGCTTTGGATTACTTGTTTGGCATTGGCATTTATGCCGAACGGGATATTAGCGTCAAGCCTACGGTGATTTTACTAGATCTAAAACTGCCTCGTGTTGATGGCATAGAAGTTTTGCGCCGTTTGCGAGAAGATGAACGCACTAAATTGCTACCCGTGGTGGTTCTAACCACCTCTAACGAAGAACAGGATATGCTCGATAGCTACAGCCTGGGATGCAACAGTTACATCCGCAAACCTGTGGATTTTCTTCAGTTTTCAGAGGCAATCCGTCAATTGGGGATGTATTGGCTCTTGATAAATGAACCACCACCTGACTTGAAAGAGCAGGGGGCAGGGCGCATGGAGCAGGGGGAAAATCAATAA
- a CDS encoding hybrid sensor histidine kinase/response regulator has protein sequence MISHLRVLIVEDSEDDAFLVLRELRRGGYTLDYVRVDTPVAMRAALDRQPWDIVIADYNMPAFSAPEALKLLQSRKVDLPFIIVSGAIGEDIAVAAMKAGAHDYLIKGNLTRLVPAVERELREAIERHKRHSAERALQEAQQQIREQAALLNVTTDAIFVQDLEYHFLFWNKGAERLYGWEAAEALGKRATELLYESEETLPQFEAIQTTLAKEGQWQGELQQVTKDGKNIIVESRWTLVLDEVGNLKFILTVSTDITEKKQLEAQFFRTQRLESLGTLASGIAHDFNNILTPILAVAQLLSLKFPNLDENTQQLLRMLEDSSKRGADLVKQILSFSRGVEGSYTVVQIRHLLLDVTQVAQRTFPKSIETQTHIASDLWTVCADATQLHQVLMNLCVNARDAMPNGGTLNISAENLWIDENYARMYVDAKEGPYVVVTIADTGTGIPPEIIDRIFDPFFTTKELGKGTGLGLSTAMGIIKKHGGFVNVYSQVGKGSRFQMYLPSSQVTETPAVTDVDLPHGRGEWILVVDDETTICEIAKTTLESYNYNVLTASDGIEALALYAQYKGKISAVLIDLMMPGMDGSTTILTLQRMNPQVRIIATSGLMSNWTTAQKKSLGCQDFLPKPFTARTLLNTLRDVIRSH, from the coding sequence ATGATCTCTCACCTACGCGTTCTCATTGTTGAGGATTCGGAAGATGATGCTTTCTTGGTCTTAAGAGAATTGCGTCGGGGTGGCTATACTCTGGACTATGTTCGAGTAGATACTCCGGTTGCAATGCGTGCAGCTCTCGATCGCCAACCATGGGATATCGTAATTGCAGACTATAATATGCCTGCTTTCAGCGCCCCAGAAGCTCTTAAACTTCTCCAGAGTCGGAAGGTAGATTTACCATTTATTATCGTCTCCGGCGCAATTGGAGAGGATATTGCCGTTGCTGCAATGAAAGCAGGAGCGCATGACTACTTAATAAAAGGTAATCTAACTCGCTTAGTACCCGCAGTGGAGAGAGAGTTGCGGGAGGCTATTGAGCGGCACAAACGGCACAGTGCAGAACGAGCTTTACAGGAAGCACAACAACAAATCCGCGAACAAGCTGCGTTGTTAAATGTTACAACTGACGCAATTTTTGTTCAAGATTTGGAGTACCACTTCTTATTCTGGAATAAAGGTGCCGAACGCTTGTATGGATGGGAAGCAGCAGAAGCCCTTGGTAAGCGTGCTACCGAACTTCTGTACGAATCTGAGGAAACTTTGCCCCAATTTGAAGCAATACAGACAACGTTAGCCAAAGAGGGTCAATGGCAAGGTGAATTGCAGCAAGTCACAAAAGACGGCAAAAATATTATAGTCGAAAGTCGCTGGACACTTGTACTTGATGAAGTTGGCAACCTTAAATTTATTCTCACTGTCAGTACTGATATTACTGAAAAAAAACAACTCGAAGCACAATTTTTCCGAACTCAAAGGTTAGAAAGCTTGGGTACTCTCGCTAGCGGAATCGCTCACGACTTTAACAATATCCTCACTCCCATTTTAGCAGTTGCCCAATTACTGTCTCTCAAATTTCCCAACCTTGATGAGAACACTCAGCAATTATTGAGGATGTTGGAAGATAGCAGTAAGCGTGGTGCTGATTTAGTCAAGCAAATTTTGTCGTTTAGTCGAGGAGTGGAAGGGAGTTATACCGTTGTCCAGATTCGGCATTTACTTTTAGATGTCACCCAGGTGGCTCAACGAACTTTCCCAAAATCCATAGAAACTCAAACTCACATAGCGTCAGATCTTTGGACTGTTTGTGCAGATGCTACTCAACTTCATCAGGTATTGATGAACCTTTGTGTCAATGCTCGTGATGCTATGCCTAATGGCGGTACGCTCAACATTAGCGCCGAAAACCTTTGGATTGACGAAAACTATGCTCGAATGTATGTCGATGCTAAAGAAGGTCCTTACGTTGTAGTGACTATTGCGGATACCGGAACAGGCATTCCACCAGAAATTATAGACCGCATTTTCGATCCTTTTTTTACTACTAAAGAATTGGGTAAAGGGACTGGATTAGGGCTTTCCACTGCCATGGGTATTATTAAAAAACACGGTGGTTTTGTGAATGTGTACAGCCAGGTAGGAAAAGGAAGTCGCTTTCAGATGTATTTGCCAAGTAGCCAAGTTACGGAAACTCCAGCAGTAACTGATGTAGATTTACCTCACGGTCGTGGCGAATGGATTTTGGTGGTAGATGATGAAACCACAATTTGCGAGATTGCTAAAACGACCCTGGAGAGCTATAATTACAACGTTTTAACTGCCAGTGATGGAATTGAGGCACTTGCACTCTACGCTCAGTATAAGGGTAAAATCAGCGCGGTGTTGATAGACCTGATGATGCCCGGTATGGATGGTTCCACCACAATTCTCACGTTGCAACGCATGAATCCACAGGTACGAATTATTGCAACGAGCGGGCTGATGAGCAATTGGACAACAGCTCAAAAGAAAAGTCTTGGATGCCAAGACTTCTTGCCAAAACCTTTCACAGCTAGGACATTGCTAAATACCTTGCGAGATGTAATCCGCTCTCATTGA
- a CDS encoding sensor histidine kinase, which yields MTVTQNTRLPSKNSSIYNLFKRFLSHLSISQKIGYGYALALSVAIVGTIAGITIGEYYHRQAQEKHDHAIQEIELLSRLQNAILQTRTHQQQFIPLIQNSKLLQEEHFHFLEHTTEINQLLSKITSYVSRTSYQREKHTDGIPDLLETYKGVPEEYWEQIEKLMGQLQMSSFKLEEMTTAQQVLLNFTNSPIALKFDSFSDDLTEVIQASYRDRTQAEKNVLLAERLRLQLIIGSILFSTALAAILAFYTSSAIAHPLTTVTNVAQRVTQESNFDLQTPVTTTDEVGKLAISLNLLIQQVKQLLKEQQAEAQAQLVQSEKLSSLGRMIAGVAHEINNPVSFISANLVHAKTYIDDLLALLQAYQEEVPNPSADTQVLAQTIDLEFLKDDLPKLLNSIEFGAIRTREIAGSLKDFARLDGSDAQPVNIHPCIDSTLSILNSRLKQNIKVVRNYGDIFAIAGYMGLLYQVFMNLLSNAIDTLEEKLAVNSQFQPEITITTEIYEQNWILVRIADNGLGIPLENQSKIFETFFTTKPRGVGTGLGLAITHQIVVEKHGGKITCKSELDKGTEFTISLPIHSQ from the coding sequence ATGACTGTTACGCAAAATACACGCTTGCCCTCAAAAAATAGTTCTATTTATAACTTGTTTAAACGGTTTTTGAGTCATCTGAGCATTAGTCAAAAAATTGGATATGGCTATGCTCTTGCTCTTAGTGTAGCAATTGTCGGAACGATTGCAGGAATCACAATTGGAGAGTATTATCATCGCCAAGCCCAAGAAAAGCACGACCATGCCATCCAAGAAATAGAACTTCTGAGTCGCTTGCAAAATGCTATCCTGCAAACGCGAACTCACCAACAACAGTTTATTCCTTTGATTCAGAACTCAAAACTCTTACAAGAAGAGCATTTTCATTTTCTAGAGCATACAACTGAAATTAATCAGTTGTTGTCAAAAATAACATCTTATGTAAGTCGTACAAGTTATCAACGAGAAAAGCATACTGACGGTATACCGGATCTGTTAGAAACTTACAAAGGTGTACCCGAAGAATACTGGGAGCAAATAGAGAAACTTATGGGACAACTTCAAATGTCCTCTTTCAAGTTAGAGGAGATGACAACTGCCCAGCAAGTTTTATTAAACTTTACAAATAGCCCGATCGCACTGAAATTTGATAGCTTCTCAGACGATCTAACTGAAGTTATTCAAGCTTCGTATCGCGATCGCACTCAAGCAGAAAAGAATGTGCTGCTTGCAGAAAGACTGCGATTGCAGCTCATTATTGGAAGTATTTTATTCTCAACCGCGTTGGCTGCTATCCTGGCTTTCTATACAAGTAGCGCCATTGCCCATCCTCTAACGACAGTCACAAATGTTGCTCAACGCGTTACCCAGGAAAGCAACTTTGATTTGCAAACACCTGTAACGACTACAGATGAGGTTGGCAAGTTAGCTATCTCCTTAAACTTGCTCATCCAACAAGTCAAGCAGCTGTTAAAAGAACAACAAGCAGAAGCCCAAGCACAATTAGTTCAAAGTGAGAAGTTGTCCAGTTTGGGAAGAATGATTGCGGGAGTTGCTCATGAAATTAACAATCCCGTGAGTTTTATCTCTGCCAACTTAGTACACGCAAAAACATACATTGACGATTTGTTGGCATTGTTACAAGCCTACCAAGAAGAAGTTCCAAACCCCTCTGCGGATACGCAAGTACTTGCACAGACAATCGATTTAGAGTTTCTTAAAGATGATTTACCAAAACTTTTAAATTCGATAGAATTTGGAGCTATCCGAACCAGAGAAATTGCTGGGAGTTTAAAAGACTTTGCCCGTCTTGATGGAAGTGATGCACAGCCAGTGAATATACACCCCTGTATTGACAGCACTTTATCGATTCTTAACAGTCGGTTAAAACAGAACATTAAAGTCGTTCGCAACTACGGTGATATTTTTGCGATCGCAGGTTATATGGGATTACTGTACCAGGTGTTTATGAATCTTTTAAGCAATGCTATTGACACTTTAGAGGAAAAATTAGCTGTCAATTCGCAATTTCAACCTGAAATTACCATAACAACCGAAATTTACGAGCAAAATTGGATTCTTGTGCGAATTGCAGATAACGGTCTGGGCATTCCCTTAGAAAATCAGAGTAAAATATTTGAAACATTTTTTACAACCAAACCCCGAGGCGTTGGTACTGGGTTGGGTTTAGCCATTACTCATCAGATTGTAGTGGAAAAACATGGTGGCAAAATCACTTGCAAGTCGGAATTAGATAAAGGTACTGAGTTTACTATTTCTTTACCAATTCATTCTCAATGA
- a CDS encoding sensor histidine kinase, which translates to MTSTPQASYSSLVKRAFHRLSIRQKIVVGYGLSLGIAVLGIIAGLEIGDLYYQKVRYQMVVTDEEEGLLSELQGALLEIQSHQQEIIPFLKQPQILQTEKSDLLIDVKETEKLLAQLQEFSQTHSQKDLQVFLEKHELTVTEYFQQFKLLLEKLVSNGKYQEELEARSLIWQFYQNSAAIRFNKFIHELTAFTILIHERQEQADIAKNQAATLQVQITIGSILFSTALATILALYTSRTIARPIKTVTAVAQRVTKEANFDLQAPVITEDEVGELAISLNQLIQQVKQLLAEQQAETQARLIQSEKMCSLGRMLAGVAHEIVNPVNFISGNLVHAKNYIDDILTLLQTYKTEIPNPPISIQVLAEEIDLEFLEVDLPKLLKSIEFGADRTREIARSLKDFSRLDEGEIQFVDIHACLNSTLLILQNRLKKGINIVRSYGDIPNVSGYPGLLYQVFMNLLSNAIDALEEKTTDNPQFLPEIRITTELGDLNLVVVRIGDNGSGISLENQSKIFETFFTTKPRGVGTGLGLAITYQIVVEKHRGKITCNSELDKGTEFTVFLPIHSK; encoded by the coding sequence ATGACTTCGACACCTCAAGCCAGCTATTCTAGCTTAGTTAAACGAGCATTCCACCGACTCAGTATTCGACAAAAAATTGTCGTGGGATATGGGCTGTCTCTGGGAATTGCTGTTTTGGGGATAATAGCAGGATTAGAAATTGGCGATCTCTACTATCAAAAAGTGAGATATCAAATGGTAGTCACAGATGAAGAAGAAGGATTGTTAAGTGAACTGCAAGGCGCTTTATTAGAAATCCAAAGCCATCAGCAAGAAATTATCCCTTTTTTGAAACAACCCCAGATTTTGCAAACAGAAAAATCTGATTTATTGATTGATGTAAAGGAAACCGAAAAGTTGCTTGCTCAGTTGCAAGAATTTAGTCAAACGCATTCTCAAAAGGATCTACAAGTTTTTCTAGAAAAGCACGAGCTGACAGTAACAGAATATTTTCAACAGTTTAAACTTTTGCTGGAAAAATTGGTATCTAATGGAAAATATCAGGAAGAGTTGGAAGCGCGATCGCTCATCTGGCAATTTTACCAGAATTCTGCTGCAATTCGATTTAATAAATTTATTCATGAATTAACGGCTTTTACCATATTAATTCACGAGCGTCAAGAACAAGCGGATATCGCTAAAAATCAGGCAGCTACACTGCAAGTTCAAATTACCATTGGCAGTATATTGTTCTCTACAGCACTTGCTACAATTCTGGCTCTCTACACAAGTCGTACTATTGCTCGCCCTATCAAAACGGTAACAGCAGTTGCTCAACGAGTCACTAAAGAAGCCAATTTTGATTTGCAAGCACCCGTCATTACAGAAGACGAAGTTGGAGAGTTAGCTATCTCTCTCAACCAACTCATTCAACAGGTCAAGCAACTTTTGGCAGAACAACAAGCGGAAACCCAAGCTCGACTTATTCAAAGTGAGAAAATGTGTAGTTTGGGAAGGATGCTTGCGGGAGTTGCTCATGAGATTGTCAATCCTGTTAATTTTATTTCTGGCAATCTTGTCCATGCAAAAAACTATATTGATGATATTCTCACCCTGTTGCAAACTTACAAAACTGAAATACCTAACCCCCCCATTTCCATCCAAGTACTAGCTGAGGAGATAGATTTAGAATTTTTAGAAGTAGATTTGCCAAAACTCTTGAAATCTATAGAATTTGGTGCTGATAGAACTCGTGAAATTGCTCGAAGTTTAAAAGATTTTTCTCGATTAGATGAAGGTGAAATCCAGTTTGTAGATATACACGCTTGTTTGAACAGCACGCTCTTAATTTTGCAAAATCGCTTGAAAAAAGGCATTAATATTGTACGTAGCTATGGAGACATTCCAAATGTTTCAGGCTATCCCGGATTGTTATATCAAGTGTTTATGAATTTATTATCTAATGCCATTGATGCTTTAGAAGAAAAAACTACAGACAATCCTCAATTTTTACCTGAAATTAGAATTACAACTGAACTGGGCGATTTAAATTTGGTTGTCGTGCGAATTGGAGATAACGGCTCCGGTATTTCTTTAGAAAATCAGAGCAAAATATTTGAAACATTTTTCACAACCAAACCCCGAGGTGTTGGTACTGGTTTGGGTTTAGCGATTACTTATCAGATTGTGGTGGAAAAACATAGGGGCAAAATCACTTGCAACTCGGAATTAGATAAAGGCACTGAGTTTACAGTGTTTCTACCAATTCATTCTAAATAA
- a CDS encoding YcjF family protein: MPLPRAIALIVGLIIILGLSLWLINSLIQLYWQLSWSSPLLGNLLLILVVICIAALIAGFVYYILVIQAGEQRQRRKRRQQANVQVPDARPEAASSTLQAVRQQVEQVQDEVTRQALLSKSREIEANLARGEIQVVVFGTGSAGKTSLVNAILGRVIGKVDAPMGTTQVGETYCLRLKGLERKILITDTPGILEAGVAGTEREQLARELATEANLLLFVVDNDIRRSEYEPLRALAEIGKRSLVVLNKIDIYTDENKEAILARLRERVRGFIAPSDVVGISANPQVVELENGGIFQPDPEILPLLKRMAAILRAEGEDLVADNILLQSLRLGEEARKIIDAQRRRQANKIVDRFQWIVAGVVSVTPIPVVDLLATAAVNAQMVVEIGRVYGCDLNLERGKELALSLGKTLASLGIVKGALQLISVALQTNLGTFIIGRAIQGVTAAYLTRIAGKSFIEYFRNDQDWGDGGITEVVQRQFQLNRRDEFMKSFIQEAIARVVKPVTSDQ; encoded by the coding sequence ATGCCTCTTCCCCGCGCGATCGCCTTGATTGTTGGTCTTATTATCATCCTGGGACTCAGCCTGTGGTTGATCAATTCTCTTATTCAGCTTTACTGGCAATTATCTTGGAGTTCTCCGTTACTGGGCAACTTACTCTTGATATTAGTCGTTATTTGTATAGCAGCGTTAATCGCTGGATTTGTTTACTATATACTAGTGATTCAGGCAGGAGAGCAGCGTCAACGCCGCAAGCGCAGACAGCAAGCAAACGTTCAAGTTCCAGACGCCAGACCCGAAGCGGCTTCTTCAACTTTACAAGCTGTGCGACAGCAGGTGGAACAAGTTCAAGATGAAGTCACCCGCCAAGCTTTACTGAGCAAATCGCGAGAAATTGAAGCTAATCTAGCTCGTGGTGAAATTCAAGTTGTGGTTTTTGGTACGGGGAGTGCGGGGAAAACCTCCCTAGTGAATGCCATCTTGGGACGCGTAATTGGCAAAGTTGATGCGCCCATGGGAACCACTCAAGTTGGGGAAACTTACTGTTTGAGGTTAAAGGGATTAGAACGCAAAATTTTAATTACGGATACACCAGGAATTTTAGAAGCAGGGGTAGCGGGAACAGAAAGGGAACAGCTTGCACGAGAACTGGCGACGGAAGCAAATTTACTATTATTTGTCGTAGATAATGATATTCGGCGCTCGGAATACGAACCGTTGCGAGCTCTGGCAGAAATTGGCAAGCGATCGCTTGTTGTCCTAAATAAAATAGATATCTATACAGATGAGAATAAAGAAGCTATTTTGGCACGTTTGCGCGAACGAGTGCGCGGATTTATTGCACCAAGTGATGTTGTGGGAATTTCTGCCAATCCTCAAGTGGTAGAGTTAGAAAACGGTGGCATCTTTCAACCAGACCCGGAAATTTTACCATTACTCAAACGGATGGCAGCAATTTTGCGAGCAGAGGGTGAAGATTTGGTGGCTGATAATATCCTCCTGCAATCCTTGCGCTTGGGAGAAGAAGCCCGAAAAATTATAGATGCCCAACGTCGCCGACAAGCTAATAAAATAGTTGATCGATTTCAATGGATTGTTGCTGGTGTAGTTTCAGTGACACCTATACCAGTGGTTGATTTACTAGCAACGGCTGCTGTGAACGCCCAAATGGTTGTAGAAATTGGCAGAGTTTACGGTTGTGACCTAAATTTGGAACGAGGAAAGGAATTAGCTCTGTCTTTAGGGAAAACGCTTGCTAGTTTGGGAATAGTTAAAGGAGCGTTGCAGTTAATTTCTGTGGCATTACAGACAAATCTTGGTACTTTTATTATTGGTAGAGCCATTCAAGGTGTGACAGCTGCCTATCTTACGCGGATTGCTGGGAAAAGTTTTATTGAGTATTTTCGCAATGACCAAGATTGGGGTGATGGAGGTATAACTGAGGTTGTGCAGCGTCAGTTCCAACTGAATCGTCGAGATGAATTTATGAAGTCATTCATTCAAGAAGCGATTGCACGAGTGGTTAAACCAGTGACCAGTGACCAGTGA